The Mugil cephalus isolate CIBA_MC_2020 chromosome 11, CIBA_Mcephalus_1.1, whole genome shotgun sequence genome includes a window with the following:
- the tnfaip8l2b gene encoding tumor necrosis factor, alpha-induced protein 8-like protein 2 B, translating into MDAFSSRDMAMKVQKKILSSMASKSSVQMFIDDTTSEILDELYRVSKEYSQNKSEAQKVIKDLVKIAVKIGVLFRNNRFSPEELGVAQDFKKKLHQGAMTAISFYEVDFTFDNAVMSELLSSCRDLLLKLVNQHLTPKSHGRINHVFNHYSDPKLLTKLYDPNGPFKTNLSNICKGLNKLVEDGTI; encoded by the exons ATGGACGCCTTTAGCTCCAGGGACATGGCCATGAAGGTTCAGAAGAAGATCCTCAGCAGCATGGCCAGCAAAAGCTCGGTTCAAATGTTCATCGATGACACCACCAGCGAGATCCTGGATGAACTCTACCGGGTCTCCAAAGAGTACTCGCAAAACAAATCAGAGGCTCAGAAAGTCATCAAAGACCTGGTCAAGATCGCAGTCAAGATTGGCGTGCTGTTCAGAAACAACCGCTTCAGCCCAGAGGAGCTGGGAGTGGCCCAAGACTTTAAGAAGAAGCTGCACCAAGGGGCCATGACAGCTATCAGCTTCTACGAg GTGGACTTCACCTTTGACAATGCTGTGATGTCGGAACTACTGTCGAGCTGTAGGgatctgctgctgaagctgGTCAACCAACACCTCACCCCTAAATCTCATGGCCGCATCAACCACGTCTTCAACCATTACTCCGACCCCAAGCTCCTGACCAAACTGTACGATCCCAATGGCCCCTTCAAAACCAACCTCAGCAACATCTGTAAAGGACTCAACAAACTGGTGGAGGATGGGACAATATGA
- the lysmd1 gene encoding lysM and putative peptidoglycan-binding domain-containing protein 1, with product MSGEPASVNGLVRGSRTRSYGSLTRSQLSPVRQRRIEHTIQPGETLQGLALRYGVSMEQIKRANRMYTNDSIFLKKSLLIPVLSDLDDFSKVGDLAEDDHDGDSAGRASVHNRHTVSSSDKKQCGGKEMVSDLTPVDFLKRLDDLISQSKQAAVKGCHDAEKRVAALEAACTSRTSDCRPLTRSQSVISSSRLQQAAHGAVPLTITKLTKKLREREDEIFEL from the exons ATGTCAGGAGAGCCAGCCAGTGTGAACGGCCTGGTCCGCGGGAGCCGCACCAGATCCTACGGCAGTCTGACCCGGTCTCAGCTCTCTCCGGTTCGGCAGAGACGCATTGAGCACACGATTCAGCCGGGAGAGACACTCCAAGGCCTGGCCCTAAGATATGGAGTGTCC ATGGAGCAAATCAAAAGGGCTAACAGGATGTACACCAATGACTCGATATTCCTTAAGAAGTCCCTGTTGATCCCTGTGCTGTCAGACTTGGATGACTTCAGTAAGGTGGGGGATTTGGCTGAAGATGACCATGATGGAGACAGTGCTGGCCGTGCTTCTGTTCataacagacacacagtgaGCTCCTCTGACAAAAAGCAATGCGGCGGAAAAGAAATGGTTTCAGACCTCACTCCAGTGGATTTTTTGAAGAGGCTGGATGACTTAATTAGCCAGTCCAAGCAAGCTGCAGTCAAAGGATGCCATGATGCAGAGAAAAG GGTCGCGGCTCTGGAAGCAGCTTGCACCAGCAGGACATCAGATTGCCGCCCGCTTACAAGGTCGCAGAGTGTCATTTCATCTTCCAGATTGCAGCAGGCAGCACATGGGGCCGTGCCACTCACTATCACCAAACTCACCAAGAAactgagagaaagggaggatgAGATCTTCGAACTGTGA